The DNA window CGTCGCGTCGGCGTCGCCGCGCCGACGGCGTCACGTCACGGCGGCCCCATCACTTCCAGCGCCCGCGGGATCACCGAGACCGAGACGGGCAAGCGGCCCAGCGGCTCGCCGTCGACGTCGAGCAAGAAGCGCTCCTCGGCGTCCTTGTTGAGCAGCTCGATCTCGATGCGCTCGCACCGGTGGTGCTTCACGTCCGGGTGACGCAGATGACGTGCCGAGTAGACACCCATGGACACGGCGATGAACCGCGGTAGCGACGCCGCACCGAGATCGACCACTTCGAGGAGACCATCGTCCAGCTCGGCCATCGGCGCCACCTTCATCCCACCCCCGAACACACGCCCGTTGCAGATGGTGAGCTGGCGCGTCTCCATCTCCAGTTCACGCCCCTCGCCGTTCAGCATGAGACGACATCGCAAGCGACCGATCCGGCTCTCGATCAACCCCCGCGCCGAGGCGGCGAAGTAGGCGAGCGCGCCCCCGGCGACCTTGGGGATCCGCGCCACATGCTTGTCCACGAGCCCACCGAGCCCTGCCGAGAGGATGTTCACGAAGTAGGCCTCGGCCGGGCGCCCCTCGTGATCGCGGTAGCTGAACTGCCCGATGTCGATGAGCCGAGGTCGCCCCTGCCGGAGGGCGGCGCAGTAATGCTCGAGCCGGTGCTCGAGCCCCAGGGTGCGGCGGAAATCGCCGCCCGTCCCTTGCCCGATGAGGCCCAGACGCGTGCGGAGCGCACCGCCGTCACGCGCCTGCATCAAGCCGTTGACCACCTCGTGGATGCATCCGTCCCCGCCCACGGCCACGACCAGCTCTCGCCCCTCTTGCGCGGCAACGCGCGCCAGCTCCACGGCATGGCGAGGCCGCTCGGTCCGCTGGACGTCGAAATCGCCCAGCGCGCGACGGATGGTGCCAGTGATGCCGTCGAAGAGCTGTCCGGTCTTACCGCCGGCCGATCGAGGATTGACGATGATGAGCGGGCGCACCCCACGTTACCTACTCCATTCACCCGCTCGGATGGGACCGGAACCAGCGACGCCCGTCGAAACCGATCCGCATGCAGATCGCAGGGACGGGCGTCGAAGGATCACCGCGTCAGACGCGCGGCCAGATGACGCCCCGCGTCTGGAGATCCTCGACGGTGTCGGCGAGGGTGGCGAGCGGGTCACGCGGTGACCATCCCAGCTCGCTCCGCGCCTTGCTCGCGTCCACGTACCAGAAGTGCTGCCCCATCTCCGCCGACACCGGATCGAGCGGAAGCTCGACGGGCAGGTGCTTCTGCAGACGCTCCAGGATCTGCGCGCCCGCCCTGGCGAGGCCGATGCTCCTCGGCAGTCGGATCGTCGGCGCCGGCACCCGGCTGACCCGCTCCAGACGACCGAAGAACGCCTCCAGGGTCATGTTGGCCGCGCTGAGCAAGTAACGCTCGCCAGCACGCCCCTTCTCCATCGCCAGGATCAAGCCGGTCGCGGCGTCGCGCGCGTCGACGAACGAGAGGCCCCCGGCGGGGACCACCGGCACCTTCTGCTCCAGGAACTGCACGACGTCGCCCGTCGACGAGCCGTGCACGTCGCCCGGACCGAGCAGCAGCGAGGGACCCACCGCGATCACCGCGAACTCGGGGCCGCTGCGATCCAGACCGGCGCGCTCGGCGTAGAGCTTGGACCGGTAGTAAGGCCACGCCGCGATGATCTGCATCGGCGGCTCCTCGGTCTCGTCGTGGACCAGAGGCTCCTTGCTCACCGCGGTCACGCCGCTGGTGCTGGCGAGGACGACGCGACGCACGCCGGCCTCACGGCACGCATCGAGCGTGGTCTTCGTCCCGTCGACGTGGATCCGGTAGAGCTCCGCCGCATCCTCGCGACGCCGGGACACCTTGCCCGCACAGTGGAACGCGCCCTCGCAACCCGCTGCGGCAGCGCGGACGCTCGCCGCGTCGAGGATGTCCCCCGGCGCCACCGTCACCCCCTTCGCCGCGAGCTCGGGGGCTGCGCGGCGGCAGAGCGCGACCACCTCGTGCCCTGCCGCGAGGAGCTGGTCGGTGAGGTGGGTGCCGAG is part of the Chondromyces crocatus genome and encodes:
- a CDS encoding diacylglycerol/lipid kinase family protein — protein: MRPLIIVNPRSAGGKTGQLFDGITGTIRRALGDFDVQRTERPRHAVELARVAAQEGRELVVAVGGDGCIHEVVNGLMQARDGGALRTRLGLIGQGTGGDFRRTLGLEHRLEHYCAALRQGRPRLIDIGQFSYRDHEGRPAEAYFVNILSAGLGGLVDKHVARIPKVAGGALAYFAASARGLIESRIGRLRCRLMLNGEGRELEMETRQLTICNGRVFGGGMKVAPMAELDDGLLEVVDLGAASLPRFIAVSMGVYSARHLRHPDVKHHRCERIEIELLNKDAEERFLLDVDGEPLGRLPVSVSVIPRALEVMGPP
- a CDS encoding NAD-dependent epimerase/dehydratase family protein, which encodes MSRYLVTGATGFLGTHLTDQLLAAGHEVVALCRRAAPELAAKGVTVAPGDILDAASVRAAAAGCEGAFHCAGKVSRRREDAAELYRIHVDGTKTTLDACREAGVRRVVLASTSGVTAVSKEPLVHDETEEPPMQIIAAWPYYRSKLYAERAGLDRSGPEFAVIAVGPSLLLGPGDVHGSSTGDVVQFLEQKVPVVPAGGLSFVDARDAATGLILAMEKGRAGERYLLSAANMTLEAFFGRLERVSRVPAPTIRLPRSIGLARAGAQILERLQKHLPVELPLDPVSAEMGQHFWYVDASKARSELGWSPRDPLATLADTVEDLQTRGVIWPRV